The following are from one region of the Deltaproteobacteria bacterium genome:
- a CDS encoding alpha/beta fold hydrolase translates to MSAAFPLGGAACSGFAPRFPWLGGDLQTLLYYFFPCSEDLSAWPSQRLSFPLPDGSGDALLAMLHRPRQATDRPLVILVHGLTGCEGSSYMFEATRSFLGRGYPVMRLNLRGGGPSRATCRRSYCGGSGDNVAAVLSTLDIEEARRGVVLIGFSLGGTVILHCLARHACAVVPICAVTVSTPLDLAAVIRRLMRPRNVLYHRWLLARMKEAVIGGASEISPEQQAAVLDARSIPEFDNAFTAPHHGFADADDYYARCSVTGLLERIDTPLLMLHARNDPWIPADPYEDIGRDTPSNITLLLTDNGGHVGFHGRHGATPWYNTVIQAYLERLPVV, encoded by the coding sequence GTTCCCGCTGGGAGGGGCGGCCTGCTCTGGCTTCGCGCCCCGCTTCCCGTGGCTGGGCGGCGACCTGCAGACGCTCCTTTACTATTTCTTTCCTTGCAGCGAGGATCTGTCCGCATGGCCGTCGCAGCGCCTGAGCTTTCCGCTGCCGGATGGAAGCGGCGACGCCCTCCTCGCCATGCTTCATCGGCCGCGTCAGGCCACCGACCGGCCGCTGGTCATCCTGGTGCACGGTCTCACCGGGTGCGAGGGCAGCTCGTACATGTTCGAGGCCACGCGCTCTTTCCTCGGGCGCGGATATCCCGTGATGCGCCTCAACCTCCGGGGCGGCGGCCCGTCACGGGCCACCTGCCGCAGAAGCTACTGTGGGGGCTCCGGAGACAACGTCGCCGCGGTGCTGTCGACCCTTGACATCGAGGAAGCCCGCCGCGGCGTCGTGCTGATCGGATTCTCCCTCGGCGGCACCGTCATCCTGCACTGCCTGGCGCGGCATGCCTGCGCGGTCGTGCCCATCTGCGCGGTAACGGTGTCGACCCCGCTCGACCTGGCAGCCGTCATCCGCAGGCTGATGCGCCCTCGCAACGTGCTCTACCACCGGTGGCTGCTGGCGCGCATGAAGGAGGCTGTCATCGGCGGCGCCTCCGAGATTTCCCCGGAGCAACAGGCAGCCGTCCTGGACGCCCGCAGCATCCCCGAGTTCGACAACGCCTTCACCGCGCCTCACCACGGCTTCGCGGACGCCGACGACTACTACGCGCGCTGCTCCGTCACCGGGTTGCTGGAGCGCATCGACACGCCGCTGCTGATGCTCCACGCCAGGAACGATCCCTGGATACCAGCCGATCCCTACGAGGACATCGGCCGCGACACACCCTCCAACATCACGCTCTTGCTCACCGACAACGGCGGCCACGTGGGGTTCCACGGCCGCCACGGGGCCACCCCCTGGTACAACACCGTCATCCAGGCGTATCTGGAACGCCTCCCGGTCGTCTGA